The following coding sequences are from one Humulus lupulus chromosome X, drHumLupu1.1, whole genome shotgun sequence window:
- the LOC133807181 gene encoding SKP1-interacting partner 15, translating into MVYGPTASTMEAPPIYSLPQDTLHQIFSALPLRQIMICRSVCKLFNEVLTTPCFLHLISATSSLHLLALRPPHHHHHHHHHHHAHRLHVSSHPGLHVFDPDQSQWLRFNLDFLPFRSLHPVASSLGLVYLWGDSPDSSPGISKSLLVCNPLTRQFRVLPQLGSAWSRHGSVLVDSVSRVMVLTELAALYCFSGSNQWLSFSSNLPSKPRSPILVSDSVYALCDVGSPWRSQWKLFSCTIAKMKNSQTWNRLERHEWGDVFDILKRPRLVRGSGNRILMVGGLKSSFSLNSSCSTILILRLDLDSLEWDEAGRMPLEMFRCFQESSKFKVFGGGDRVCFSAKRVGRLALWDYCSGKGDWRWIDGVPGSGDGLSRGFVFEARLTAL; encoded by the coding sequence ATGGTGTACGGTCCCACGGCAAGTACCATGGAGGCGCCGCCGATCTACAGTCTTCCGCAGGACACGCTGCACCAGATATTCTCAGCTCTTCCCCTCCGTCAGATCATGATCTGTCGCTCCGTCTGTAAGCTCTTCAACGAAGTCCTCACCACACCTTGCTTCCTTCACCTCATCTCCGCCACCTCATCGCTTCACCTCCTCGCTCTCCGCCCtcctcaccaccaccaccaccaccaccaccaccaccacgccCACCGCCTCCACGTTTCCTCCCATCCCGGCCTCCACGTCTTTGACCCCGATCAGAGCCAATGGCTCAGATTCAACCTCGATTTCCTCCCATTCCGCTCTCTCCACCCAGTCGCCTCCTCTCTCGGACTCGTTTATCTCTGGGGAGACTCACCCGACTCTTCTCCCGGGATCAGCAAGTCGCTTCTTGTTTGCAACCCTTTGACTCGACAGTTCCGGGTCTTGCCTCAGCTGGGTTCGGCCTGGTCGCGTCATGGTTCGGTCCTGGTTGATTCGGTGAGTCGAGTCATGGTGTTGACTGAACTTGCTGCGCTTTATTGTTTTTCGGGCTCGAACCAATGGCTAAGCTTCTCTTCGAATTTGCCGTCGAAACCCAGAAGCCCTATTCTGGTCTCCGACTCTGTTTACGCTCTTTGTGATGTGGGTTCGCCGTGGCGAAGTCAGTGGAAGCTTTTCTCGTGCACAATCGCGAAGATGAAGAACTCGCAGACATGGAATCGGCTCGAGAGGCACGAGTGGGGGGACGTGTTTGATATCTTGAAACGACCCCGTTTGGTGAGGGGGAGTGGGAATCGAATCCTAATGGTTGGTGGGTTGAAATCTTCATTCTCGTTGAACTCGTCGTGTTCGACGATTTTGATCCTGAGGTTGGATTTGGATAGTTTGGAGTGGGACGAAGCGGGTCGGATGCCGTTGGAAATGTTCAGGTGTTTTCAGGAGTCGAGTAAGTTTAAGGTGTTTGGTGGGGGAGACCGGGTTTGCTTTTCGGCGAAGAGGGTCGGAAGATTGGCCTTGTGGGATTACTGCTCCGGGAAAGGGGATTGGCGATGGATAGATGGTGTGCCCGGAAGTGGTGACGGCCTCAGCAGGGGATTCGTTTTCGAGGCGAGGCTCACGGCATTGTAG